The stretch of DNA ATAACCTCATCTTTAACTAGTTTTTCAGCTTCACCAAACACTTCATCGTTCTTTTGGGAGAAAAGGACAGATACTGTCCCAGTATCGTCTTCGAATTCCACAATCTTATGGCCGTTTTTACTTGTTCGGATTTCACGAACCATTAGGATTAAACTTATATTATCCTGTGAATCATCGATATCAGCTATTTTTGTATAGTTTCTAAGTTCCGGTCTTTTTGACAGGATATTGGCTAATTTTTCATATCTACTTTTAAAATAAGCGATTAGATTTTCAAGCTCTCCGCTTGTGTAGGATTTTTTACTGGTATCCTGTATGATTTTAAAGTCATATTTCACATTGGTTTTCTGTTCGTTTCTTTTGAATTTGATTTTTTCATCTTTAACGGTTTCAGAAGCTTCCAATATTTCCTTATTAATATGCTTTTCAGGATTGTCACTTTCTTTTTTAAGATTGTCAATTGAAAGATTTTTTTCTTTTTCAATTGGTGGTGTTTGAACATCCTGAGATGATTTTTCAACTATGGGATTTTCTATTTTTTCATTATCATCATTGGTTAATGTTTTTTGATTTTCACCTTCGGTTTTTTTGCCACCCGCAATTTCGTCAAGAATATCGACACCGACGGATACCAAATCCTTTGATGAATATTTATCGCTTTTTAATTTAACTATTAATGATGATGCAAAATCAATAGGATTTTCTGCATTGATGACTTTATCATAAGCTTCAGGTGATAGGTTGATTCCTTTTTTTGCAAATTTTAATAGAATTTTATTAGTTGACATATCAATTAAAATTTTAATTTTCTATATTAATAAACTTTGAGAATTTAAATTTAAAAAATTTATTTTTTCTTATAAATTTGAAATTTCACAGATTAGTTATATTTATTTAATATTAAGAATAGAGATTATCATATTATAATGTTTTATATATAAACTAAAATAATGATTGTGATAAAATGGCAAATAAGGTTGTAAGAATTATTTTAATAATTGTTTTATTTGTTGTATTTTTTGAAGTAGGTCTTTTTAGTTCATATACGATTGTTACAGCCGAGGCTCCTAACATTCCAGGATTAATTGACATGCAAATTCAAAAGATTTCAAATTTTTTCAATCCAGAAAAAGTTAATGATGTCTTAGTTAAAGATCCGACTCCAATTAATATTTCCAATAAAAAAGAAGTCGCGCTGAAAATGGAGAATATATCGAATGTAGATGGAGTCAATGTTGATTCAATGAACGTAACAACTCGTGATGATACACGTAATAAAAACATAACCGTAAACATCGAAGCTTTAGGTTATGCTTCACCTAATTCAACTTCAGGACAAATTATTATTAGCCAGAATCCGTCCTATAAGATTATAGCAAGCGCTGATGCTACATTCAAGGGAACCGGGTTGATGGTTAAAACTGATACAATTGTTATTAATTCTGTTTTAAAATTATACTAGGGATAAAAATGATTAATGTAATAGGTATTGGTCAAAATAGAGAAAACATGACTTTAGGAGCTTTAAAAGCTATTGAAGAATCTGATGTAATTATAGGTTATAAGAAATACATTAACCAAATTGAAGATTTGATAGCGGATAAGGAAATTGTCAAAAAAGGTATGGGAGATGAAATAGCCAGAGCCGAATTTGCTATTCAAAAGAGTTTGGAAGGCCAGACCGTTTCATTAATTAGTTCCGGAGACCCTGGTGTTTTTGGAATGGCAAATGTATTGTATCAGATAGTTATCAAATACGACGATGTTGAAATCAAAGTTTATCCTGGTGTATCTGCACTCAATTATGCTTCAAGCAAACTTGGAGCACCGTTGAATGATTTTGCAGCAATTAGCCTAAGCAATATTTTAACTCCATTATCTGAAATTGAAAAGAAATTGAAATATGCTCTTGAAGCTAATTTAATAGTTGCTATTTACAATCCTATTAGTAAAACTCGTAAAGAACCTTTCAGAAGATTTAAAAAATGTGTTTTAGATATTAAAGGTGAAGACGCCTTAATAGGAATCGTTGACAGTACCTACGAACCTGCAAAAGAAACAGTCGTTAAAGTTAAGGACTTGACCGAAGACATAGTTAACATGTCCTGCACACTGATTGTCGGCAATGACTTGACATATGTTCAGGACAACAAGCTAGTGACACCAAGAGGATATGTAATCAGATCCAAAATTCATCCTTTATCACAAAATCATTATGAAAAATTCTTAAATGGCGAAGTCGCCCATGGCCCTAATAGGGAATGCGATTTTTATCCTTGCCACTATGACGGCCAGTATTGTGATTTCTGCTATTGTCCATTCTATCCATGCGGTGACTCTTCAACTGGTGGGGAATGGATTAAGGGCAAAAATGTTTGGAACTGTAAGGAATGTACTTGGCTGCATGACAAAGACAGTGTAGAATGTTTGAGAGAGCCTTTAGAAAATATTATAGAGGAAGTTGAAGATTTAAAAGCTAAGAAAAAAACATTATTAAAGCTTAGAAGAGCATGCTTATTAAAAAATAATCCAAACGATCTTTAGGGGTATTTTAATTGTCAATTAAAAATCTTTTAATAGAAATGAAAAATATGTCGGAATTGATGGTCGATTTAGCATATTCTGCTGTTTTATTTAATAGTAAAACAGCTGCAGAAGAGGTAATTACATTAGAAAATGAAGTTAATGCGATGAATTATCAAATTAAAATGGAATCACTAGTGGCCGCACGGTCATATGAAGATGCTGAAAAATTAACAGCATTGCTTGAAATTGCAGAAGCCACAGAAAGTATGGCGAATGCAGCTAAAGATTTGGCTGATTTAGTTATAACTGGTTTTAAACCACATCCAGTATTTAAAATGGTTATGGAAGAATCAGATAAAAGTATTGCTAGAGTTGTTGTTGACGAATCATCAGAACTCGCAAACAATACATTAGGAGATTTGCTTTTAGTAAATCGTACAGGTATGAGAGTAATTTCCATCAGAAGAGGTTCATCATGGATTTACGGACCGGATAAGAATACTACAATTTTACCTGGCGACACATTGATTTTAAAAGGAACAGATGAAGGTGCAGATTTGCTTGAAAAATTAGCATCAGGAGCCTGTTCACTTGAAGATATTCCAGAAGAATTAGAAGACGAAGATTAGGTTGTGAAAAAATGATTATAGGTAGTGATATTTGTGAAAGATCAACAGAAGAAGATTCGCAGTTCACTATCTACTCGAATTTTATCTGATTTTTATTCAGAGCATGATTACATAATCAAAGAAGGGTTGATTGCTCTTTTAATTTGTGCTACAGGAGATTTAATAGCTGGTATTATACTCGGTAAAATGACATTTTTCCTTGAAACATTTCCGGGTTTATTGGTTGTCATTCCTGGAGCTATTGGTATGAGAGGAAATATTTTTGGATCATTTGCTTCAAGATTATCCACCAGTTTACATATTGGTTTAATATCCCCAGAATTTGAATTTTCAGATGATTTAAACTACAATATCTTTTCCTCATTTGTATTGACACTGGTTTTATCAATATTTTTAGCAATTGTAGCGAAAGCATTCTGTATTTTATTAAATTACCAATCAATAAGCCTAATGGATTTCATATTGATTTGTACATTCGCGGGCATAATTTCCAATTTAATAATGCTTCCGATAACCATGTTCGTTTCATTTAAAAGTTTTGAGCATGGCTGGGATCCGGATAATATTACAAGCCCAATAATTGCAGCCTTTGGTGATTTGTTTACTTTGCCGGCAATTATAGCATCAATTTTTATTTTAAAAGCAATGAATGTAAATATCCTCGTCAAATACAGCATTCTTGTTGTAATTATAATAGCTGTTTTTGCAGGTTTTGTTTATTGCTACAGGTTATCCGATGAAACCAAAACAATTTTAAAGCAATCCACTCCTACCTTGCTTTTATGCTCCTTTTTAGGAGGTTCAGCAGGCGGAATATTAAACAGTTCAGTCGAAACATTGCTTACCAATCCTAGCTTGCTTACCTTATTGCCATTGTTTTCAGGCGAATGCGGAAGCCTAATCAGTATTTTAGGTGCAAGATTGTCTTCAGCCCTTCATTCAGGTTTGGTTGAACCGTTATCAAGACCTAAAGGAGAGGCGCTTCATAATTTTGCTATTTGTTTCATATTAGCTATTGTTGTTTTCCCATTCATTGGAATAATAGCCGAATCATCATCCATTGCTTTTGGAGTGCTTGGCGTGGGCTTTGATAAGATTATTGAAATCAGCACATTATCAGGACTTATATTAGTTACAATAATGGTTTTCCTTGTCTATTATATCTCAATAACTTCATATAATCATAATTTAGACCCTGACAATATTGTGATTCCAGTTTCAACAAGCGTTACAGATTCAATTTCCAGCCTAACTTTGATAAGCGTGTCATTGCTTATTTTAGGTGTTTTGATTTAATAACAACATTTAAAGATGAATTCACATTCGTTTGTTCTAAAATAATCGTAATTTAAGCAATCCCTATTGAAATTTTTCGGAACGGAAATCATCACGGCTTTAGGTTTTTCCTTATCAAGATGAACAAAGACTATCGCGCTTGTATCATTGTAAAAGCGAATCTTGTCATTCAGCGGAATAACATTTGAAATTGCTGTCTGCCAGTCCTTCAGGTCGTATTCGCTTGTCGTATCCACAATGTATTTCAAATCGTATTTTTCGCTATCGTCAATTATCAGATAGTAGTTTGAATTTTTAAGATTTCCCTTAAATACCTTAAAATAATTGCAGCTGTGGGAGTCTTGTTGATGGTTTCGATTGCATTTTCCATCATTTTCGAAATCCTTCAAGACATATTTTTTGTAAAAGTCACATTTCACCAATCTGTTTACAACGAATACATTGTTTGAGTCCATGTTCGAACCAATTTTTACACTTGAAATGGTACTCTTTTTTGGAGACAATTCCATTGATGATTTGATTTTTGAGTTGAATATTTTTTCAGTTATTAACTTATTGTAGTTTCTTTTCAACGCATTGAATTTTTCATAGGATACGGAGTTTGGAACGGTTTCTCCCTCTTCATTTATGATTGCAAGGCCTGGCGTTCCCTTTTCATATTCATTCCATTTTTCCGGATTTCCGGGATTGTTGATTAGATTGTCAACCGCTTCGTTTATTAACATTTCAACGTTTTCATTTTCCTGCGTTTTGATTAGATTTTCGGTTGTATTTTCAACTGATGCCAAAAGCACACCCAAAATTAATAATATCACTGCAAGAACAATTGTGATTTCGATTGTACTGCTTCCCCTGCTGTCCATTCATATCAACCCGTATTTTTTTCTATGGGAATCGTCCAAAATCAGGCTGTCCCAATCCTCTTCATCTATTTTTTTGCCATTGTAATGGTCACTAAAGACTACATGATCCGAACAGGATAGAGTTTCATTGTTCAAGGGTGTATGTGTTTGTATGAACACTTCAAAACCGTAATGGGGGCATTTCCCTTTTCCTTCTAACCTGCAGAGATAGCAGCTTCCATCTGCACTTTCATGGAAATACCCTTGTTTCAAACAGTCTTTTAGAACTCCCGGGTCTCCATGGTGGATATAAGGGTCATAAGGGCATTTCCTAATTATCAATGGTGCTGTCGCTTCGATGTATGATTCGGGAGAATCCAAGTCATGCAGAACCATATATGCCGATAGGGCCGTTTTGTAGTGGTATTTATTGTCGTATGTTAGTATTCCTGAAAGTACTGTTAGTTTGGCTATTGGCAAGGGGTCTCTCAAGTTTTCTATGGACACGTTTTTTTCAATGATTTTGGAGAATTTTTCGTTTTCCTTTTCGCCGTTCAGTTTAACCTTTATCAATATTTTCCAGGGGCTGTTTGAGTTTTCAACCGAAAGGGCCTTTGAATTGATTTTAACATCATATTTTTCTTCGTATTCCTTGTTTTTTTCATCCAATTTTTTATCAAGGTTCTTTTTAATTTCATTTTCGCTGTTTAAAATCGGCAGGCCATTGAATGCCTTTTGTGTCGCTTCGTCTATCGAGTCTCTTCCAATCACTTCCAAGTTTTCAGAATAATCGTTGATAATATATTTGAAGTTGTCATTTGATTTTGAATCAATATTTTCATTTGCAATATAATTCATGCTTGTCATGACAAAAATGCAAATCAATAGCAATGATACAATCAATATGGCGGTCGTTCCTATGATAAGGTTTCCTTTTGAGTCTATTCCTATCTTTTTCATTTATAAAAATTTGAAATAGGTTTTTAAATTTATTTCTTAAGTGTGACATTATGATTTTGCACATTTGTTAATACATTTTGTTAAAATCCGTAAAAATAGTAATAAAAAAAATAGCTATTTATATTATTTATTATAAATTATACTTATTGAAAATATATGGAGGATTTACATGTCAGATACTGTAAGAACATGGCGTCATATACAGCAAAGATATAATCTTATAGGTTCCAAATGTACTACCTGCGGTGAGTTGTTTTTCCCATCTCGTGTAGTATGTCCTAATTGTAGGAGAAAAGGGAACTTAGAACCTTTCCGATTTTCAGGAAAAGGAAAAATTCACACTTTTTCAATAATTAGATCAGCACCTGATGATTTTAAAAAGGCAGCTCCTTATGCAGTGGCCGTAATTGAACTTGAAGAAGGTGCAAAATTAACCTCACAACTTGTAGATTGTGACGTTGAAGATATTGAAATCGGTGACAATGTAGAAATGGTATTTAGAAGAGTTAGAGAAGACGGAGAAGACGGAGTAATCTCATATGGATACAAGTTCAAAGTTATCAAATGATACTGCTGTAATTTTAGTGAGTCATGGAAGTACTTTACCTTATGCTGAAGAGGTTTTTACTGAAATTAAGGAGAAATTCATCGATAAATCCGGTTTTGCAGCCGAAATTGGATACATGAAAGTATCCGAACCTACTATTGCAGGAGCTGTAGAAGTCCTGAAGGAAGAAGTTGATGATTTGAAAAAAATCATAGCGCTTCCGGTATTTTTAGCTCCGGGTATTCACACAAGAATCGATATACCTCAGCTGTTGGGTTTGGAACCATTGGAAGTTGACCCGAGATGTCCTGACGGAAACTATCCTGATGAACATTACCTGTCAATTGCCGATGATGTTGATTTTGATGGTGAAATCATATTGATGGATTCTATTGGCCCTCGTGACGAGCTTTTGGATATAATTGATAAAAGAGTTTCACAGGCTTTGTCAGAATCTGAATTGGCTGATGATGCGAAAACCGGAATTTTGCTTGTTACACATGGTTCTAGATTAAATTATAATAAGGAATTTGCAACAGAATTATATAATAAGTTTGAAAAAACCTGTGATTTACCTTCCAGTTTTGGATTTATGGAGTTATGCGGCCCTAGCATACCGGAATCCATTAACAAATTAGCGGAAGAAAATGAATTGGATAGATTAGTTGTTGTTCCTGTATTTATTGCTCCTGGAATGCATACCACTCATGATATTCCACATATCCTAGGGTTTTTAGATGATCATGAGCACACCCATTCACACAGCCATGGACACGGCGACCATGACCATGTACATGACTTGACCCCTGTCGATTTTGATGGTGAAATATTATATCCAGAGCCTATTAAAGCAGATGATATATTAATAGATATTTTAATTGATATGGTAAATGAAAAATCATAATTTTTCATATATTTTTTTGAAAAAATTTTTTTTCAAGATAACTTAACAGAATTTAACTTTAGATTAATAATTGATTATTAAC from Methanobrevibacter sp. YE315 encodes:
- the cobJ gene encoding precorrin-3B C(17)-methyltransferase; translated protein: MINVIGIGQNRENMTLGALKAIEESDVIIGYKKYINQIEDLIADKEIVKKGMGDEIARAEFAIQKSLEGQTVSLISSGDPGVFGMANVLYQIVIKYDDVEIKVYPGVSALNYASSKLGAPLNDFAAISLSNILTPLSEIEKKLKYALEANLIVAIYNPISKTRKEPFRRFKKCVLDIKGEDALIGIVDSTYEPAKETVVKVKDLTEDIVNMSCTLIVGNDLTYVQDNKLVTPRGYVIRSKIHPLSQNHYEKFLNGEVAHGPNRECDFYPCHYDGQYCDFCYCPFYPCGDSSTGGEWIKGKNVWNCKECTWLHDKDSVECLREPLENIIEEVEDLKAKKKTLLKLRRACLLKNNPNDL
- a CDS encoding potassium channel family protein, translating into MSIKNLLIEMKNMSELMVDLAYSAVLFNSKTAAEEVITLENEVNAMNYQIKMESLVAARSYEDAEKLTALLEIAEATESMANAAKDLADLVITGFKPHPVFKMVMEESDKSIARVVVDESSELANNTLGDLLLVNRTGMRVISIRRGSSWIYGPDKNTTILPGDTLILKGTDEGADLLEKLASGACSLEDIPEELEDED
- a CDS encoding magnesium transporter; this encodes MKDQQKKIRSSLSTRILSDFYSEHDYIIKEGLIALLICATGDLIAGIILGKMTFFLETFPGLLVVIPGAIGMRGNIFGSFASRLSTSLHIGLISPEFEFSDDLNYNIFSSFVLTLVLSIFLAIVAKAFCILLNYQSISLMDFILICTFAGIISNLIMLPITMFVSFKSFEHGWDPDNITSPIIAAFGDLFTLPAIIASIFILKAMNVNILVKYSILVVIIIAVFAGFVYCYRLSDETKTILKQSTPTLLLCSFLGGSAGGILNSSVETLLTNPSLLTLLPLFSGECGSLISILGARLSSALHSGLVEPLSRPKGEALHNFAICFILAIVVFPFIGIIAESSSIAFGVLGVGFDKIIEISTLSGLILVTIMVFLVYYISITSYNHNLDPDNIVIPVSTSVTDSISSLTLISVSLLILGVLI
- a CDS encoding Zn-ribbon domain-containing OB-fold protein yields the protein MSDTVRTWRHIQQRYNLIGSKCTTCGELFFPSRVVCPNCRRKGNLEPFRFSGKGKIHTFSIIRSAPDDFKKAAPYAVAVIELEEGAKLTSQLVDCDVEDIEIGDNVEMVFRRVREDGEDGVISYGYKFKVIK
- the cfbA gene encoding sirohydrochlorin nickelochelatase gives rise to the protein MDTSSKLSNDTAVILVSHGSTLPYAEEVFTEIKEKFIDKSGFAAEIGYMKVSEPTIAGAVEVLKEEVDDLKKIIALPVFLAPGIHTRIDIPQLLGLEPLEVDPRCPDGNYPDEHYLSIADDVDFDGEIILMDSIGPRDELLDIIDKRVSQALSESELADDAKTGILLVTHGSRLNYNKEFATELYNKFEKTCDLPSSFGFMELCGPSIPESINKLAEENELDRLVVVPVFIAPGMHTTHDIPHILGFLDDHEHTHSHSHGHGDHDHVHDLTPVDFDGEILYPEPIKADDILIDILIDMVNEKS